In the Nitrospirales bacterium LBB_01 genome, one interval contains:
- a CDS encoding PHP domain-containing protein, whose protein sequence is MKFDCHVHTYPKSSCSTMSPDTLVKASMDSGIEAIVITEHDYLWSGEELNALRLKCIGGLKIFAGVEVSCLDGHFLVYGLKDMRGISFNMPSEELISHAHVNGAAVVVAHPFRFSREDGQRCYELDIDGVEVSSGNTGNEAGWLAVRLANERRLFQLTSSDAHATAVLGKYYTTFPSEISTVNELAEFIRSCKA, encoded by the coding sequence ATGAAGTTTGACTGCCACGTCCACACATATCCAAAGTCATCCTGCAGCACAATGTCACCGGATACTCTGGTGAAAGCTTCGATGGACTCAGGCATTGAGGCGATAGTTATCACTGAGCACGATTATCTATGGAGTGGGGAGGAGCTAAACGCATTGAGGCTAAAGTGTATAGGCGGACTTAAGATATTTGCAGGAGTTGAAGTGTCTTGTCTTGACGGGCATTTTTTGGTCTATGGACTGAAAGACATGAGGGGGATTTCTTTTAACATGCCCTCTGAGGAGCTGATTAGTCATGCCCATGTAAATGGAGCTGCAGTTGTCGTTGCCCACCCGTTTAGATTTAGCCGGGAGGACGGGCAGCGCTGCTATGAACTTGATATTGACGGGGTTGAAGTCTCAAGCGGCAACACAGGGAATGAAGCAGGGTGGCTGGCTGTGAGGCTGGCAAACGAAAGGAGACTATTTCAACTGACCTCAAGCGACGCCCATGCAACCGCTGTTTTAGGTAAATACTACACCACATTTCCGTCAGAGATTTCAACGGTTAATGAGCTTGCCGAGTTCATTCGTTCGTGTAAAGCATAG
- a CDS encoding universal stress protein has protein sequence MDNIDIKERYRMKLMGPVRSILLATDGSDYSKGAVKEAIAFSRECNTTLRLLRVLEINPAYESMGFEYSGEMVKMVEEELEQVREEAALNNVECTTMVRRAERVYEAITEEAEKQKIDIIIMGRRGMTGLKKFILGSVTSKVIASTSSKVLVVPKEAQLRGETLMVASDGSKNSEAAVDEAIDMASRCPVVKALLAVSVVSDKSKLDQAKDILDKISYRASAKGVKVETFPLVGQPYKTLVNASLEMAADIIIMGNYGSTGFAGVFMGSVAERVIALSMCSVLVVKSGVN, from the coding sequence ATGGACAACATAGATATTAAGGAAAGATACAGGATGAAATTGATGGGACCGGTCAGATCAATACTTTTAGCAACAGACGGTTCAGACTACAGCAAGGGTGCGGTAAAAGAGGCAATAGCATTTTCACGGGAGTGTAACACAACGCTTAGACTTTTAAGGGTGCTTGAGATAAATCCTGCGTATGAGAGCATGGGGTTTGAGTATTCCGGGGAGATGGTGAAAATGGTGGAGGAGGAACTTGAACAGGTACGAGAGGAGGCAGCTTTAAACAATGTGGAATGTACAACAATGGTAAGGCGGGCGGAGCGGGTGTATGAGGCAATAACAGAGGAGGCAGAAAAGCAAAAAATTGACATAATCATAATGGGCCGGCGCGGAATGACTGGTTTAAAGAAATTCATACTGGGCAGTGTGACGTCAAAGGTAATCGCAAGCACATCGTCAAAAGTGCTGGTAGTTCCTAAAGAAGCCCAGCTTAGAGGGGAGACTTTGATGGTAGCCTCAGACGGTTCTAAAAACAGTGAAGCTGCTGTTGATGAGGCTATAGATATGGCAAGCCGCTGTCCTGTCGTTAAAGCACTTTTAGCGGTGTCGGTAGTGTCTGACAAAAGTAAGTTAGATCAAGCAAAAGACATTTTGGACAAAATATCCTACAGGGCCAGCGCAAAAGGTGTGAAAGTAGAGACCTTTCCGCTTGTCGGGCAGCCATACAAGACACTGGTTAATGCCTCATTAGAAATGGCAGCCGATATAATTATCATGGGCAATTATGGCAGCACAGGGTTTGCAGGGGTTTTTATGGGGAGCGTGGCGGAGCGAGTGATAGCGCTTTCTATGTGTTCGGTTTTGGTTGTCAAAAGTGGCGTAAATTAA
- a CDS encoding sulfite exporter TauE/SafE family protein encodes MINIYLPVAHTSINLGLMLCIGIGIGMLSGLFGVGGGFLITPVLMMFGIPPTVAAASGANQMVAASTSATLTHWKLGNVDMKMGLYLLIGSFLGGGLGVQAVKILNALGNIDFVIKVTYILLPFAVGGLMLGESLKKANKGTEVSVKPSMFFRLMGRLPLQIEFEKSGVQHSAILPVLIGILVGILAAIMGVGGGFIMVPIMLYVLRMPMKVIIGTSVFQILFTVIEVTFLQSYTNHTVDFVLALVMLIGSSVGAYVGSMFSEKLNTEQLKVLLALLILSVGFKILFELMTKPSLLLAYTITGGK; translated from the coding sequence ATGATAAATATATACTTACCGGTGGCACACACCTCGATAAATCTGGGTTTAATGCTCTGCATAGGGATAGGGATAGGTATGCTTTCGGGGCTTTTTGGGGTAGGGGGCGGGTTTTTGATAACACCCGTGCTTATGATGTTTGGAATACCGCCAACAGTGGCTGCGGCAAGCGGCGCTAATCAGATGGTGGCTGCCTCAACATCTGCAACACTGACACACTGGAAACTTGGCAATGTTGACATGAAAATGGGACTATATTTACTAATCGGCAGTTTCCTCGGAGGCGGACTTGGCGTGCAGGCTGTTAAAATCTTAAATGCACTTGGAAATATTGATTTTGTTATCAAAGTTACCTATATTCTGTTACCCTTCGCGGTGGGCGGACTTATGCTTGGTGAGAGTTTAAAGAAAGCAAATAAGGGGACAGAGGTAAGTGTAAAGCCGTCTATGTTTTTTAGGTTAATGGGGCGGCTTCCTCTTCAGATTGAATTTGAGAAATCAGGAGTGCAGCACTCGGCAATTTTGCCCGTACTTATCGGAATCCTTGTAGGCATATTGGCTGCCATAATGGGAGTAGGCGGCGGGTTTATCATGGTTCCTATTATGCTCTACGTACTGAGGATGCCGATGAAAGTTATAATTGGCACAAGCGTGTTTCAGATACTCTTTACTGTAATAGAGGTCACATTTTTACAGTCCTACACCAATCACACGGTTGACTTCGTACTGGCTCTGGTCATGCTGATAGGCTCAAGTGTGGGCGCATACGTGGGATCTATGTTTAGTGAAAAACTCAATACAGAGCAGCTTAAGGTGCTCCTTGCGCTCTTGATACTCTCAGTAGGGTTCAAAATATTGTTTGAGCTTATGACAAAGCCGTCTCTACTTTTAGCTTACACTATAACAGGAGGTAAATAG
- a CDS encoding DUF697 domain-containing protein produces MENTNTEGKKTLTLADVNARLTETDKLIKNHSLYSIGVGLIPMPIVDFVALNALQLNLIRKLSDLYDVPFLKDKGKKLIGTMLGSGVPVVLSSTIASLLKFVPIVGYTTASLSTSIIGGASTYALGKVFVQHFESGGTFLDFDPMAVKEYFAKEFKEGQSLLKELSGSAAR; encoded by the coding sequence ATGGAAAACACTAATACTGAGGGTAAAAAAACTCTGACTTTAGCAGACGTTAATGCAAGACTTACCGAGACTGACAAGTTAATCAAAAATCATTCTCTGTACTCTATAGGAGTTGGTCTAATACCGATGCCTATTGTGGATTTTGTTGCTTTAAACGCCCTGCAATTAAACTTGATTCGCAAGCTCTCTGACCTATATGATGTACCATTTTTAAAAGATAAAGGCAAAAAACTGATTGGTACCATGCTTGGCAGTGGTGTCCCTGTAGTGCTCTCCAGCACTATTGCAAGTTTGCTTAAGTTTGTTCCTATTGTGGGTTACACTACAGCATCTCTTAGCACCTCAATAATAGGCGGAGCTTCCACTTATGCGCTCGGTAAGGTTTTCGTGCAGCACTTTGAATCTGGCGGCACTTTTCTTGACTTTGATCCTATGGCAGTTAAAGAGTACTTCGCTAAGGAATTCAAAGAAGGGCAGAGTCTTTTGAAAGAATTAAGCGGGAGTGCAGCTCGTTAA